One region of Mus musculus strain C57BL/6J chromosome 3, GRCm38.p6 C57BL/6J genomic DNA includes:
- the Zgrf1 gene encoding protein ZGRF1 isoform X4 gives MECQEFIVLYTHQKMKKSKVWQDGVLKITHLGNKAILYDDKGACLESLFLKCLEVKPGDDLESERYLITVEEAKAVGSRAVEPDGSREALESGSRTLVSSSRSLGCQPSGLKRKATGFQRPYKMPKKVTITENSEPAASLGDENPGPPGPRLLPTFSSTLPLFPTVGQKDLTPVSTDNQSPITFSNRERSDTPLSLPSSYFKINTNTLGKEDKLCFPVSSETKHSDSLLASEPMRRNGLDSHCPGVSQNVRSKAQILALLKSSSTNRKDLHGEIPGHFPKIEPQGCLNIISKPEEDYAETQSIGNLRCEQQSENPTRTTSRWARYLPSQRSPPCSAADENDTEDKPEAQEDVNIFNLSELLQKKSELFETCSKKGELHSEDKPVDNTCQYWNQEDNLAPSFCKNSSVLVSCSSKENASLLSESDIQYSSKVPVNQHEKVWTREGSQGADADAALEPEYRPVSPLPEIGHKQTEVEASLSTSSRISDDIADMGSKSNADREDLKTVHKAVQPFLEVSFNLSNFETSDTDEASQEDSRLSQDSERWEKEAVLTDDSCVQKSCEDIGCREIVGKLPLLSSTDDEPKEALPADGTLLSEFCDRTCVGFNSGPHGDVKTGKALEGQCHSDTGSSLDSSLEWSEDVAGDSREDASQSIQGNAINCGGVSPSKKPRGVNRSLYSPYLLTAVTDPAPENSDLLSEGTQLFILQSHRDRNDEQVLSPISSSDISGQLLSTTQDHFECHELEESSTQISSPLFYPMGIKHPIYRDSEAYISESKELGRIRSLPCDHFEVETTQRNQQSWATSKSSSELSEVINNMSLLKSQSEHSTALGHLTILKKKHAFPHEVPHSRDPDVSPKARKSPAIEVSRALLECPCEHRASQQPVEFQGHQVKGSATSGVMVRGHSLQRGCTQFPDSIDYENFLTDTCVWTPGLPSTYGQTDFLQVISPEQKIPALSPAPTFSFNTRNEDTVLELSEESLKTRTLPGLKTIGFQDSKNLQRFPFLSGASAPFATLPADDGPAVLDPCSFMIDDDAREPSGSSMLNLCEESGLSFDLGLEGQGGTPGGVSLLPKSSTQSKWLKYQNPPQCNSTAPNRLASEVTEGLFAEAVSGLHFSHTSESESSVDPVRLQMIKGLLHQQQQDLVSRKQAFSLTLNQTCKTQEHETVLGSSASKNCRAKDLQEINNSDLCFPNGQKIISAYLPQRQVHIPAVFQSPAHYRQVFTASIIEHLNILLFELAQRLYKALSKVDISFYTSSKGETMRSGKNNSPSCHHNQPAKLVMVKKEGPNKERI, from the exons GCGATTTTATATGATGACAAAGGAGCATGTTTGGAAAGCCTGTTTCTTAAGTGCCTTGAG GTGAAACCTGGAGATGACTTGGAAAGTGAGCGGTATTTAATCACAGTTGAGGAGGCTAAGGCTGTTGGAAGCAGAGCTGTTGAACCGGATGGCTCTAGAGAAGCACTGGAGTCAGGCTCAAGGACGCTTGTATCCTCCAGCAGGTCTCTTGGGTGTCAGCCCTCTGGCTTAAAAAGGAAGGCTACT gGTTTTCAAAGACCATATAAGATGCCAAAGAAAGTGACTATTACTGAGAACAGTGAACCTGCTGCCTCACTTGGTGATGAGAACCCTGGCCCGCCTGGCCCGAGACTTCTTCCCACATTCTCCAGCACACTTCCTTTGTTTCCCACTGTTGGTCAGAAAGATTTAACTCCTGTGTCAACGGATAATCAGAGTCCCATCACATTCAGCAACAGAGAGAGAAGCGACACACCTTTATCACTTCCTTCTTCATACTTCAAGATTAACACAAACACACTAGGTAAAGAGGACAAGCTTTGCTTTCCTGTCAGTTCTGAAACCAAACATTCAGACTCTTTACTGGCCAGTGAACCCATGAGAAGAAATGGTTTAGACTCTCACTGTCCTGGAGTTTCACAAAACGTCAGAAGCAAAGCCCAGATATTAGCTCTTCTGAAGTCCAGCTCAACTAACAGGAAGGATCTGCATGGTGAGATTCCAGGACACTTTCCTAAGATAGAACCACAGGGGTGTTTGAATATTATTTCTAAGCCAGAGGAAGACTATGCAGAAACACAGAGCATAGGGAATTTACGCTGTGAGCAGCAGTCAGAAAATCCTACAAGAACCACAAGCCGGTGGGCCAGGTATTTACCTTCCCAGAGATCACCTCCCTGTTCTGCTGCAGATGAGAATGATACAGAGGACAAACCAGAAGCCCAAGAAGATGTGAACATTTTTAACTTGTCTGAACTTTTACAAAAAAAGTCAGAGCTCTTTGAAACATGTTCCAAAAAGGGAGAATTACACAGTGAGGACAAGCCAGTAGATAATACTTGCCAATACTGGAATCAGGAGGATAACTTAGCACCTTCATTCTGTAAGAACAGCAGTGTCCTGGTTAGCTGCAGCAGTAAAGAGAATGCCAGTTTATTATCAGAATCTGACATTCAGTACAGTAGCAAAGTACCAGTTAATCAACATGAGAAGGTGTGGACTCGAGAAGGTTCTCAGGGGGCAGATGCGGATGCAGCATTGGAACCGGAGTATAGACCAGTGTCACCTTTGCCAGAAATAGGACATAAACAAACTGAAGTTGAAGCTTCTCTAAGTACCAGCTCTAGGATCTCTGACGACATTGCTGACATGGGTTCTAAAAGCAATGCTGATAGAGAAGATCTGAAAACTGTTCATAAAGCTGTGCAACCATTTTTGGAGGTTTCTTTTAATCTGAGCAACTTTGAGACCAGTGACACTGATGAGGCGTCACAAGAAGACAGCAGACTTTCCCAGGATTCAGAGCGGTGGGAGAAGGAAGCTGTGCTTACAGATGATTCTTGTGTTCAGAAGAGCTGTGAGGATATAGGCTGCCGAGAAATTGTAGGAAAATTGCCACTCCTGTCATCTACCGATGACGAGCCTAAAGAGGCCCTCCCTGCTGATGGGACTCTgttgtcagagttctgtgataGAACCTGTGTGGGTTTCAATTCAGGACCTCATGGAGATGTAAAAACTGGCAAAGCACTAGAGGGACAGTGTCATAGTGACACAGGGAGCAGTTTGGACTCGTCGCTGGAGTGGAGTGAGGATGTAGCAGGGGACAGCAGAGAAGATGCTAGTCAATCTATCCAAGGCAATGCAATTAATTGTGGTGGTGTTTCACCCTCAAAGAAACCCAGAGGTGTAAACAGAAGCTTATACAGTCCTTATCTTCTAACCGCAGTCACTGACCCAGCGCCTGAGAACAGTGACCTGCTCTCAGAAGGTACCCAGCTTTTTATTTTGCaaagtcacagagacagaaatgatGAGCAGGTCTTATCACCAATCTCTAGCAGTGACATTAGTGGCCAGCTCTTGAGTACCACTCAGGATCACTTTGAGTGTCATGAACTAGAAGAATCCAGCACTCAAATTTCTAGTCCTTTATTTTATCCTATGGGAATCAAACATCCTATTTATAGAGACAGCGAAGCATATATTTCTGAGTCTAAAGAAttaggaaggattagaagtttgCCGTGTGATCATTTTGAAGTggaaactacacagagaaaccagcaATCCTGGGCTACTTCTAAAAGTTCTTCAGAACTTTCTGAAGTAATAAATAACATGTCCCTTTTAAAGTCACAGTCTGAGCATAGCACAGCTTTAGGACACTTGACAATACTGAAGAAAAAGCACGCCTTTCCACATGAAGTTCCGCACAGTCGAGACCCAGATGTCAGTCCTAAAG CCAGGAAATCACCTGCCATAGAAGTTTCGCGTGCTCTGCTAGAGTGTCCTTGTGAGCATCGGGCTTCTCAGCAG CCTGTTGAGTTTCAAGGACATCAGGTGAAAGGATCCGCTACTAGTGGTGTAATGGTCAGAGGACACAGCTTACAGCGAGGATGCACTCAGTTTCCAGACAGCATTGACTATGAAAACTTCCTGACTGATACTTGTGTTTGGACACCAGGATTGCCTAGCACTTATGGGCAGACGGACTTCTTGCAG GTGATTTCTCCAGAACAAAAGATCCCTGCATTGAGCCCTGCACCTACTTTTTCTTTCAACACAAGAAATGAAGACACTGTGCTTGAGCTCTCTGAGGAGTCTCTGAAAACAAGAACTCTCCCTG GATTGAAAACCATTGGTTTCCAGGACAGTAAGAACCTCCAACGGTTTCCGTTTCTAAGTGGAGCCTCAGCTCCCTTTGCCACTTTGCCAGCTGATGATGGCCCAGCTGTCTTAGATCCCTGTTCATTCATGATTGATGATGACGCGCGAGAGCCTTCTGGTTCTTCCATGTTGAACCTGTGTGAAGAGTCAGGTCTTTCATTCGACCTTGGACTTGAGGGCCAGGGTGGGACTCCAGGAGGTGTTTCACTGCTTCCTAAGAGTTCTACTCAAAGCAAGTGGCTGAAATATCAAAACCCACCCCAGTGCAACTCAACTGCTCCGAACAGACTTGCCAGCGAGGTGACCGAGGGTCTCTTTGCTGAAGCGGTGTCTGGCTTGCATTTTAGCCACACAAGTGAGAGTGAAAGTTCTGTTGACCCTGTGCGCCTGCAGATGATAAAAGGCTTGCTCCATCAACAGCAGCAGGATTTGGTTTCCAGAAAGCAAGCTTTTTCTCTGACTTTAAATCAGACTTGCAAGACTCAGGAACATGAGACTGTGTTAGGAAGCTCTGCCAGCAAGAACTGCAGAGCCAAAGATCTACAG GAGATAAATAATTCTGATCTGTGCTTCCCAAATGGGCAGAAAATAATATCAGCTTATCTCCCACAAAGGCAAGTTCACATACCTGCTGTTTTCCAGTCTCCTGCTCACTATAGGCAGGTCTTTACAGCTTCCATCATAG aGCATCTGAATATATTGCTGTTTGAATTGGCACAAAGGCTGTACAAAGCACTTTCCAAAGTTGACATATCCTTTTATACATCGTCAAAAGGAGAGACAATGAGAAGTGGAAAAAATAATTCACCATCCTGCCACCATAATCAACCTGCCAAGCTTGTCATGGTTAAAAAAGAAGGTCCAAATAAG